One Thermofilum sp. genomic window carries:
- the pyrD gene encoding dihydroorotate dehydrogenase PyrD yields MTSLEVSLAGLKLRNPTVLASGILGVSLGSARRVESAGAGAFTTKTITKEPRRGYFNPTFVATEHGYLNAVGLANPGIEHFCSELREIVKSLSIPVLLSAGGWSGEELVEVAKRGLECGAHAVELNVSCPHVKGMGVELGHNVEEVVEAVRQIRSAGGRVFVKLSVHHNYLKLAEAVVDAGASGLTAINTVRGMAIDIYARKPVLSNVYGGYSGPAIRPIAVRVVYELYEHFPETPIIGVGGVDSWEGAVEMLLAGATAVGVGSAIALKDLEIFREIAEGLRKYLESEGFSSVKELVGLAHRR; encoded by the coding sequence TTGACTAGCCTGGAGGTTAGCCTCGCCGGGCTCAAGCTGCGCAACCCTACAGTGCTCGCCTCGGGCATCTTAGGCGTCAGCCTAGGCTCTGCGAGGCGCGTGGAGAGCGCGGGCGCAGGGGCTTTCACCACGAAAACCATCACGAAGGAGCCGAGGAGAGGCTACTTCAACCCGACTTTCGTCGCCACAGAGCACGGCTACCTCAACGCTGTGGGGCTGGCGAACCCGGGTATCGAGCACTTCTGCAGCGAGCTCCGCGAGATCGTGAAGAGCTTAAGCATCCCAGTGCTGCTTAGCGCAGGCGGCTGGTCAGGAGAAGAGCTCGTCGAGGTTGCTAAGCGCGGGCTAGAGTGCGGTGCTCACGCCGTAGAGCTTAACGTGTCCTGCCCCCACGTGAAAGGCATGGGAGTAGAGCTCGGCCACAACGTGGAAGAGGTAGTGGAGGCTGTGCGCCAGATCAGGAGCGCTGGAGGCCGCGTCTTCGTGAAGCTCTCAGTGCACCACAACTACCTCAAGCTCGCCGAAGCGGTCGTCGACGCCGGGGCGAGCGGGCTCACCGCGATCAACACGGTTAGAGGGATGGCGATCGACATATACGCTCGGAAGCCGGTGCTCTCCAACGTCTACGGGGGTTACAGCGGCCCCGCGATAAGGCCCATCGCCGTCAGAGTAGTGTACGAGCTCTACGAGCACTTCCCAGAAACCCCGATAATCGGCGTCGGCGGCGTGGACAGCTGGGAGGGAGCGGTCGAGATGCTCCTCGCAGGGGCTACAGCGGTCGGCGTAGGGTCTGCTATCGCCCTTAAGGACCTCGAGATCTTCCGGGAGATCGCGGAAGGGCTGAGAAAGTACCTTGAAAGCGAAGGCTTCAGCTCGGTGAAGGAGCTCGTAGGGCTAGCGCACCGACGCTAA
- the pyrE gene encoding orotate phosphoribosyltransferase, producing the protein MSVEELLWRIGVVQRGLFRLTSGRISEVYVDLRKLPSHPAEFRAIVGEMAKLASGIGADYVCGIAVGGLPLAAALAYELGKPLIYVRKERKEHGTMKQLEGDFEKGAKVLLVDDVATTGGTLADTCRILRGEGLRVEDALVVVDRQEGAEEALQALGVKLRSLTTLKKLLEVGGR; encoded by the coding sequence GTGTCTGTGGAGGAGCTGCTGTGGAGGATCGGGGTAGTGCAGAGGGGTTTGTTCAGGCTCACCTCCGGGAGGATCAGCGAAGTGTACGTAGACCTGAGGAAGCTGCCTTCCCACCCCGCAGAGTTTAGGGCTATCGTCGGCGAGATGGCTAAGCTGGCTTCCGGCATCGGCGCTGACTACGTGTGCGGGATAGCGGTGGGCGGCTTACCGCTGGCTGCAGCTCTCGCCTACGAGCTGGGGAAGCCTCTCATCTACGTGAGGAAGGAGAGGAAGGAGCACGGCACGATGAAGCAGCTCGAAGGGGACTTCGAGAAGGGTGCTAAGGTTCTGCTGGTCGACGACGTTGCTACGACAGGCGGGACGCTGGCGGACACTTGCAGGATCCTGAGAGGTGAGGGGCTCCGCGTCGAGGACGCTCTCGTGGTTGTCGACCGGCAGGAGGGCGCTGAGGAGGCTTTGCAGGCTCTCGGCGTGAAGCTCCGCAGCCTGACGACGCTGAAGAAGCTTCTCGAGGTGGGCGGGAGGTGA
- a CDS encoding V4R domain-containing protein — translation MELEDLSNVIRQYREQALREERGEAELSPRVESFTLTDLLAAERPTFQSLNPEDAVYVMTFRLLRWSQPPELGEKALAIVLYSAGREIGEKAVERGLVSSIEELANFTLNQRIGILDVLEAGEKHARILVYESISSSGIPNIGRAVCHFERGLIAGSLHRLTGRRVTVRENHCWGLGYTHDSFEVTIE, via the coding sequence GTGGAGCTCGAGGATTTGAGCAATGTTATCCGCCAGTACCGCGAGCAGGCTCTCAGAGAAGAGAGAGGAGAGGCCGAGTTGAGCCCCCGAGTTGAGAGCTTCACGCTAACCGACCTCTTAGCCGCGGAGCGACCTACGTTTCAGAGCTTGAACCCGGAGGATGCAGTGTACGTGATGACGTTTAGGCTTTTGAGGTGGTCTCAGCCGCCGGAGCTCGGCGAGAAAGCTCTAGCAATAGTTCTCTACAGCGCTGGGCGCGAGATAGGTGAGAAAGCTGTGGAGAGAGGTCTCGTCAGCAGCATCGAAGAATTAGCAAACTTCACTCTTAACCAGCGTATCGGTATTCTCGACGTTCTAGAAGCCGGGGAGAAGCATGCCCGCATACTCGTCTACGAGTCAATCTCGAGCTCGGGCATTCCCAACATCGGTAGAGCGGTCTGCCACTTCGAGAGGGGTTTGATCGCCGGCTCGCTCCACAGGCTAACCGGACGGAGAGTAACTGTGCGAGAAAATCACTGCTGGGGGCTCGGCTACACTCATGACAGCTTTGAAGTGACGATAGAGTAG
- the pyrI gene encoding aspartate carbamoyltransferase regulatory subunit, translating to MHAEESLLVRKIREGTVIDHIPAGRALDVLKILGLTGEEGYTIAIVMNVPSGKLGKKDIVKVEGRFLSPEEVNEIALIAPTATINIVRDYAVTLKRRVEVPAVIEGLLRCPNPSCITNSPREPLKPRFELLSRMPLRFRCSYCGDELSERDIAKQLAG from the coding sequence ATGCACGCGGAGGAAAGCCTTCTCGTGAGGAAAATCCGCGAGGGCACGGTAATAGACCACATCCCAGCCGGCAGAGCGCTCGACGTGCTAAAGATCCTGGGGCTGACGGGCGAGGAGGGCTACACGATCGCGATCGTGATGAACGTTCCTAGCGGGAAGCTCGGGAAGAAGGACATCGTGAAGGTGGAGGGCAGGTTCCTCAGCCCTGAGGAAGTGAACGAGATCGCTCTGATCGCGCCTACAGCGACGATAAACATCGTGAGAGACTACGCGGTCACGCTGAAGAGGAGGGTGGAGGTCCCGGCCGTCATCGAGGGGCTGCTCCGCTGCCCCAACCCTAGCTGCATCACTAACTCGCCTCGGGAGCCGCTCAAGCCGAGGTTCGAGCTCTTGTCGAGGATGCCCCTGAGGTTCAGGTGCAGCTACTGCGGGGACGAGCTCTCGGAGAGAGATATCGCAAAGCAGCTAGCTGGTTAG
- a CDS encoding orotidine 5'-phosphate decarboxylase / HUMPS family protein encodes MPSKLKKLAAEKGSRVILALDYYPPGKDPLDFWSQLLDSVDDLLAGVKLGLPALLSVGPEGLRELVESFSDSNYFIADFKLADIEDVVRTAAQRILRLGFDGAIVHLFPMCYSRLAEREAGRSLDIFGLVSMSCRSPLMDLHLEDLVDYAVKLDLAGVVVGATKPEIVKRVRELLGQRGVILSPGVGVQGAEPGSAVRAGADFEILGRSVAASPSPRQALEKIVKAYPLPRW; translated from the coding sequence TTGCCTTCCAAGTTGAAGAAGTTGGCTGCTGAGAAGGGTTCCAGAGTAATCCTCGCGCTAGACTACTACCCTCCGGGGAAGGACCCTCTAGACTTCTGGAGCCAGCTGCTAGACAGCGTAGACGACCTGCTCGCTGGCGTGAAGCTGGGGCTGCCCGCGCTCTTGTCTGTAGGGCCTGAAGGGCTGCGCGAGCTTGTGGAGAGCTTCAGCGACAGCAACTACTTCATCGCGGACTTCAAGTTAGCTGACATCGAGGATGTTGTGCGCACAGCCGCTCAGAGGATACTGAGGCTAGGCTTCGACGGGGCGATCGTGCATCTCTTCCCGATGTGCTACAGCAGGCTTGCGGAGAGGGAGGCGGGAAGGTCGCTGGACATCTTCGGCCTCGTCTCGATGAGCTGCCGCTCGCCGCTGATGGACTTGCACCTTGAAGACCTTGTAGACTACGCTGTGAAGCTCGACCTCGCGGGCGTTGTTGTCGGAGCGACAAAGCCCGAGATTGTGAAGAGGGTGAGGGAGCTTCTAGGCCAGAGAGGCGTCATCCTGTCGCCAGGGGTCGGCGTTCAGGGTGCTGAGCCGGGGTCAGCGGTCAGAGCTGGCGCCGACTTCGAGATTCTAGGCAGGTCTGTTGCCGCTAGCCCCAGCCCGAGGCAAGCTCTGGAGAAGATTGTGAAAGCGTACCCCCTGCCGAGGTGGTAG
- a CDS encoding dihydroorotate dehydrogenase electron transfer subunit, with translation MHKRGRVVGASLACEQVMELKVEVDLPQPTPGQFVMLWVPGVGEVPMSIADYEEGLLRLFITKRGLVTSYIHERAKPGWEVFVRGPYGRGFTIPAGGRVLLVGGGTGAAPLHFLAKLARGAECVAALGFKSSKHVLLLEDIGKYCRVHVATDDGSAGFAGPVHKLAESLLASESFSKLYTCGPEPMIAELLRLAEEAGIPLEASLERYMRCAVGVCGSCVLDPLGLRVCRDGPVFDGDTLRGVWDLGRWWRGADGSKVPLKA, from the coding sequence ATGCACAAGAGAGGGCGAGTGGTCGGCGCTAGCTTAGCGTGCGAGCAGGTGATGGAGCTCAAAGTAGAGGTCGATCTCCCTCAGCCGACACCCGGGCAGTTCGTGATGCTCTGGGTTCCCGGAGTGGGAGAAGTACCGATGAGCATCGCCGACTACGAGGAAGGCCTGCTAAGGCTTTTCATCACGAAGAGAGGGTTAGTCACCAGCTACATCCACGAGCGCGCGAAGCCCGGCTGGGAGGTCTTCGTCCGGGGGCCCTACGGGCGCGGCTTCACGATCCCAGCGGGTGGGCGGGTGCTGCTGGTAGGCGGAGGCACGGGCGCTGCCCCGCTCCACTTCCTCGCCAAGCTGGCTAGGGGTGCGGAGTGCGTTGCGGCGCTGGGCTTCAAGTCCTCAAAACACGTGCTGCTGCTGGAGGATATCGGGAAGTACTGCAGAGTTCACGTGGCGACCGACGACGGTAGCGCTGGCTTTGCAGGGCCTGTCCATAAGCTGGCCGAGAGCCTTCTGGCCTCGGAAAGCTTCTCGAAACTCTACACGTGCGGGCCTGAACCCATGATTGCAGAGCTGCTTCGGCTCGCGGAGGAGGCGGGTATCCCGCTGGAGGCTTCCCTGGAGAGGTACATGCGCTGCGCAGTAGGCGTGTGCGGCAGCTGCGTGCTAGACCCTCTCGGCCTCAGAGTCTGCAGGGACGGTCCCGTCTTCGACGGGGATACGCTGCGCGGGGTTTGGGACCTGGGTAGGTGGTGGAGGGGGGCTGACGGCAGCAAGGTTCCGCTCAAGGCCTAG
- a CDS encoding creatininase family protein — MRELRLSLMSWKDAADYFSSNDTVLLPVGSVEQHGPHNPLGTDYLVAYALAEEAGRRTGTLVLPPVPFGVSAHHSAFPGTVWVREDVLKEYVRDIVLSLKKHGARKIIVVNGHGGNLSALLSLARELRSEGLLVVVFQWWTLPELGKLFSREELGHAAAVETSLNLYLHGEHVNMSRAVDEKPAELPTDGLAFYPEYTHDRTRSGVFGVSKTSTREKGAEVFKIAVEALVELVGRVKAASI; from the coding sequence GTGAGAGAGCTTAGGCTTTCCCTTATGAGCTGGAAGGACGCGGCAGATTACTTCTCCTCGAACGACACGGTCCTCCTTCCCGTAGGCTCTGTGGAGCAGCACGGGCCTCACAACCCCCTGGGAACCGACTACCTGGTGGCTTATGCCCTCGCCGAGGAGGCGGGACGGAGAACGGGGACGCTCGTGCTGCCTCCTGTGCCCTTCGGGGTGAGCGCGCACCACTCAGCCTTCCCGGGAACCGTTTGGGTTCGTGAGGATGTGCTGAAGGAGTACGTCCGGGATATCGTGCTCTCGCTGAAGAAGCACGGTGCGAGGAAGATTATCGTGGTGAACGGGCACGGTGGAAACCTCTCCGCGCTGCTGTCTCTCGCTAGAGAGCTGAGAAGCGAGGGGTTGCTCGTGGTGGTTTTCCAGTGGTGGACTCTTCCCGAGCTCGGGAAGCTCTTCAGCAGGGAGGAGCTCGGCCACGCGGCAGCTGTGGAGACTTCGCTAAACCTGTACCTTCACGGAGAGCACGTGAACATGAGCAGGGCTGTGGACGAGAAGCCTGCGGAGCTGCCGACCGACGGGCTGGCGTTCTACCCGGAGTACACCCACGATAGGACTCGGAGCGGGGTTTTCGGCGTCTCGAAGACTTCCACGCGGGAGAAGGGCGCTGAAGTCTTCAAGATTGCTGTGGAAGCTCTCGTCGAGCTGGTCGGCAGGGTGAAAGCAGCCAGCATCTAG
- a CDS encoding dihydroorotase family protein, giving the protein MRRVDLLLVGRAYVDGSLEEVAVAVDGGRVVAVTRPPLAPLAEKKLELGASAILLPGMVDIHVHMREPGLEYKEDWRTGSMAAAKGGVTCVFDMPNNSPPANTCERLREKFSRASAKSLVDFGFYAGFSPNLEGLAGCPELFLGLKLYPEDLFHEKSPDAFALAAKLGKPVVVHAEDPSRFKPSDIHSEARPPEAELSAARHAILLAARTGAWLHLTHVSTGAVLREALAARVSLSVTTDVTPHHMLLNESLYRGRAAGLAKVNPPLRGEEDRRDVYEAARKLAVDAVATDHAPHSLDEKVSPSPPPGFPGLEIALHLLLREILEGRFPLRALDLYSRRPSELFGVRKGVIAPGFDADFVVVEKSEWVVKGSDFASKAKYTPFEGIVLRTKTAMTFVRGQLVYRNGEFHEGAWGSLVRPGLGRGWQLD; this is encoded by the coding sequence TTGAGGAGAGTAGACCTACTGCTGGTGGGCAGGGCTTACGTTGATGGCTCGCTGGAGGAGGTCGCTGTCGCCGTCGATGGCGGGAGAGTGGTGGCGGTCACGCGGCCCCCTCTAGCACCTCTGGCTGAGAAGAAGCTGGAGCTCGGAGCGAGCGCTATCCTTCTCCCAGGCATGGTCGATATTCACGTGCACATGCGCGAGCCGGGCCTGGAGTACAAGGAGGACTGGAGGACTGGCAGCATGGCTGCCGCTAAGGGAGGGGTAACCTGCGTGTTCGACATGCCTAACAACAGCCCGCCCGCTAACACCTGCGAGAGGCTGAGGGAGAAGTTTTCCCGCGCTTCTGCGAAATCGCTGGTAGACTTCGGCTTCTACGCCGGCTTCAGCCCGAACCTGGAGGGGCTCGCCGGCTGCCCCGAGCTCTTCCTCGGCTTAAAGCTCTACCCCGAGGACCTCTTCCACGAGAAGTCGCCCGACGCCTTCGCGCTGGCAGCCAAGCTTGGGAAACCGGTGGTCGTGCACGCGGAGGACCCCAGCCGCTTCAAGCCTTCAGATATCCACTCCGAGGCGCGCCCTCCCGAAGCTGAGCTCTCCGCAGCTAGGCACGCGATCCTGCTGGCGGCGAGGACGGGAGCCTGGCTGCACCTCACTCACGTCAGCACGGGGGCTGTCCTCAGAGAGGCTCTCGCGGCGAGAGTTTCCCTGAGCGTCACCACCGACGTGACACCGCACCACATGCTGCTCAACGAGTCCCTGTACAGGGGGCGCGCCGCGGGTCTAGCTAAGGTGAACCCGCCGCTCCGCGGCGAGGAGGACAGGAGGGACGTCTACGAGGCTGCGCGGAAACTCGCTGTAGACGCTGTAGCGACGGATCACGCGCCGCATTCGCTTGACGAGAAAGTCTCACCGAGCCCTCCTCCCGGCTTCCCCGGCCTGGAGATCGCGCTTCACCTCCTCTTAAGGGAGATCCTGGAGGGGAGGTTCCCGCTGAGGGCTCTCGACCTCTACAGCAGGAGGCCGTCCGAGCTGTTCGGGGTGAGGAAGGGGGTTATCGCACCCGGCTTCGACGCGGACTTCGTAGTAGTCGAGAAGTCCGAGTGGGTTGTAAAAGGCAGCGACTTCGCTTCTAAGGCGAAGTACACGCCCTTCGAAGGCATCGTTCTGAGGACGAAAACCGCCATGACCTTTGTGAGAGGGCAGCTAGTCTACAGAAACGGCGAGTTCCACGAGGGTGCCTGGGGCAGTCTCGTCAGGCCCGGGCTGGGAAGGGGGTGGCAGCTTGACTAG
- a CDS encoding FprA family A-type flavoprotein yields the protein MEPRTFVEKVTPDLFLLRVDDTRIKFFEGMWEIPEGITYNAYLLATGEGAVLFDGWKREYAELLLSSLESIVDIRSVKFAVVHHAEPDHSGSAPVLAEKAPHAVFLGHPIAGRILKSHYRVERFRPVKDGEALQLGGRTLRFIYAPWLHWPDTIFTFVEEEGVLLSCDVFGGYSTPSLFDDEADLEALARALRKYAVTVVGHYSEWIAKGLEKLKTAGINPKIIAPAHGPVYRSNPHWAIERWAEISSGAAKRGKTALVYVSMYGNVDRLFHALEERLRGRGLEVAVHAFTDKQRSLASEVLTDVSDAELLILGVPVYEASVHPLMIHLARLIGEKLPSRKQIPILLLSSYGWGPASRKLAEILQSYGFTNLHIIDFEGSAGAELLAKVDSLLSEAHAKLAGGGA from the coding sequence GTGGAGCCTAGAACTTTTGTCGAGAAAGTGACGCCTGACCTCTTCCTGCTTCGAGTAGACGATACGAGGATCAAGTTCTTCGAAGGCATGTGGGAGATTCCCGAAGGGATCACGTACAACGCGTACCTGCTCGCCACCGGCGAGGGCGCCGTGCTCTTCGATGGCTGGAAGCGCGAGTACGCGGAGCTTCTCCTAAGCTCGCTCGAGAGCATCGTGGATATCCGAAGCGTCAAGTTCGCTGTCGTGCACCACGCGGAGCCTGACCACTCGGGCTCTGCTCCCGTTCTGGCGGAGAAAGCTCCTCACGCCGTCTTCCTCGGGCACCCGATAGCGGGCAGGATCCTGAAGTCGCACTACCGTGTGGAGAGGTTCAGGCCCGTGAAGGATGGCGAGGCTCTCCAGCTGGGCGGGCGCACGCTGCGCTTCATCTACGCGCCGTGGCTGCACTGGCCTGACACGATCTTCACCTTCGTAGAGGAGGAGGGCGTCCTCCTATCCTGCGATGTTTTCGGCGGCTACTCCACTCCATCCCTCTTCGACGACGAGGCTGACTTAGAGGCGCTGGCGCGCGCCTTAAGGAAGTATGCTGTCACGGTTGTCGGCCACTACAGCGAGTGGATAGCGAAGGGCTTGGAGAAGCTGAAAACCGCAGGCATCAACCCCAAGATTATCGCGCCGGCGCATGGTCCCGTGTACCGTAGCAACCCGCACTGGGCCATCGAGAGGTGGGCTGAGATCTCCTCCGGTGCGGCTAAGCGGGGTAAAACCGCCCTCGTCTACGTCTCCATGTACGGCAACGTCGACAGGCTTTTCCACGCGCTCGAGGAGCGCTTGAGGGGGAGGGGCCTAGAGGTCGCTGTTCACGCGTTCACCGACAAGCAGCGTTCTCTCGCGAGCGAGGTTCTCACCGACGTATCCGACGCAGAGCTGCTGATTCTCGGCGTGCCCGTGTACGAGGCGAGCGTACACCCCCTGATGATCCACCTGGCGAGGCTCATCGGCGAGAAGCTACCCTCCCGCAAGCAGATCCCGATCCTTCTTCTCTCGAGCTACGGCTGGGGCCCCGCGAGCCGCAAGCTAGCCGAGATCCTCCAGAGCTACGGCTTCACCAACCTGCACATCATCGACTTCGAGGGCTCTGCAGGCGCAGAGCTACTCGCTAAAGTCGACTCCCTGCTCTCCGAAGCCCACGCAAAGCTAGCAGGGGGAGGAGCCTAG
- the pyrB gene encoding aspartate carbamoyltransferase yields the protein MKGRDVISILDFERRELEQLFELTDEIRRSPRAFSEELKGYIMATAFFEPSTRTRLSFQTAMLRLGGSYIDLGELERSSVAKGENFADTIRMLDSYADVIVVRHRLEGAARYAGEIAAAPVINAGDGRKNHPTQAMLDLYAVRTLQGGIDGLVYGVLGDLRFGRAAASFILALSLFKPSKIYLVSPPLLRARPEVLEVLKARGVDFEEVDSLEKVVGELDVLYVTRVQKERFPDPAEYEKVKGSYLVSSSTLRQAKENLIVLHPLPRVDELGFDLDSTRHAKYFEQAALGVPVRMALLKLVLKG from the coding sequence GTGAAAGGGAGGGACGTGATCTCGATCTTAGACTTCGAGAGGCGCGAGCTAGAGCAGCTCTTCGAGCTCACCGACGAGATCCGCAGGAGCCCGCGCGCTTTCTCAGAGGAGCTGAAAGGCTACATAATGGCTACCGCTTTCTTCGAGCCCAGCACGAGAACAAGGCTGAGCTTCCAGACAGCGATGCTTAGGCTCGGCGGGTCTTACATAGACCTCGGCGAGCTCGAGAGGAGCTCTGTCGCGAAAGGCGAGAACTTCGCCGACACCATACGCATGCTAGACTCCTACGCTGACGTGATCGTCGTCAGGCACAGGCTTGAAGGCGCAGCTAGGTACGCGGGGGAGATCGCGGCAGCGCCTGTGATCAACGCTGGCGACGGGCGGAAGAACCACCCGACTCAAGCGATGCTCGACCTCTACGCGGTCAGGACTCTCCAGGGAGGTATCGACGGCCTAGTCTACGGCGTGCTGGGGGACCTCAGGTTCGGCAGAGCTGCGGCGAGCTTCATCCTAGCGCTATCGCTCTTCAAGCCTTCGAAGATCTACCTGGTGTCGCCCCCGCTCCTCAGGGCGAGGCCGGAGGTGCTCGAGGTGCTTAAAGCTAGAGGGGTTGACTTCGAGGAGGTTGACAGCCTCGAGAAGGTTGTAGGGGAGCTCGACGTGCTCTACGTGACCAGGGTCCAGAAGGAGCGCTTCCCGGACCCTGCGGAGTACGAGAAGGTTAAAGGAAGCTACCTCGTGAGCTCCAGCACGTTGAGGCAAGCTAAGGAGAACCTTATCGTGCTTCACCCTCTGCCCAGGGTCGACGAGCTCGGCTTCGACCTCGACTCGACTAGGCACGCAAAGTACTTCGAGCAGGCAGCCTTAGGGGTCCCCGTGAGGATGGCGCTGCTGAAGCTGGTTCTGAAGGGGTGA